The window gtaattgttttaagatggtaatAACAATCACCATCAAGCTTTTAAGTAATACAAATGTGTCTGTCATCATACAGATTGGGGTGGATAAAGGGGTGATCAAGCAGCGCTCCACCTCCTCCATTCTTTGTCCCGTCTCCCCGACACTGCCAGCTTTCCCCTGGTACAACCTCCATAGgtacctcgccaacagccaatcggAGCCTGACCAGCATGCTGCCGGCACCCAGAAGGACCCATCTAAGAAACACTCAATCTTTCCCCCTCTGGACACACAGAGCTGCACCTCCCCTGATAAATGGCCTCCTTCTCAGTTCAAGACGTCACACCCACACGCTTCACACCGATTTGCTGTCCCATCCCACCCCCTGGCTTCCGGCCCTCCTGCCCGGATGAGACAGACCCATCCGCACGTCCACCCCAGGTCCTCATTGACTGGCCAGGAAAAGGTTAAGGATGAGGTCAACAGGCCAGAGATTGCATCGCCTGAGGAATTGTCTGAGGAAGTTCAACGGAGAGGCGCAGAAATTGCAAATATGTATAAAGCACAGCTGAAAGAGAGGATGGCCcaaaagagaaaggaagagatTCTGAAGAAAAGGGTAAACAACGATGACAAGAACGATGACACTGAGGCCTTCTgctcctctgcagtaaaacaatCCAATACCCCTGCCACAGCCCCCGAGCGCCCGGCCAGCCCAGACGCCACGCCAGTGGCCGCCCAAGAGGACACTCAGGGGGACACCCAGCAGGACCTGGCAGAGGTTGTGAATGTGCTCAAGAGGCAATCATCTGATCTATACCTGCCTGACGACGTTTGTGAGGAGTCACTCACATGGAAGTCCATTTACGAGGAGCTGTGCCCGCTCGCTCACAGGGTGAACACAGAAGCTGACTACATCAAGGAGCTCCGCGTCATCACTGAGAAGGCTGTGACTCCCTCGTGCTCGTCTGAGGATGATGTGTCTCAGAGTGTGAGTGAGGTCACAAGTCAGGAGGGGAGTAGTGAAAGTGAGGAGAGCATGAGTGGACAACAGCAGAGATGTCTACACAGGGAATCTTATGGTGAGAGGGACAGGAAGGAGATTGATAGTGGTAAAATGGAAGGGAGATATGCAACCGCCACTGCATTGTCTATGATGGCAAGCCGAGGGAAAGAAGAACTTAATGCCATGAGCTACGCAGACAGGATCAAATATTTCAAGGACGAGGCTAAGAGAAATGAAGAGATGATGAAGATTGAAAGGAGGAAGGAAAAAGCCAGGGACGAAGAGCTCAAAAAGTGTGAAAAGAGACAGAAGAAATTGAATGAGGAGGAAAGGAAAAGGACAGAAAATATGGAAAAAAACAAGTTAGAGGAGCAGAggaaaagggagaaggcagagatgAAACTAAAGATCGAACATGAGAAAAAGAGACAAGagcaagagaaaaaaagagagaaaaaagaaagaaagaagcagGAGATGCAACAGAAGGCCCGTGCAAAAGAAGAGAAAAAGAGGGCAGAGGAAGAGAaaaagatggagaaaaagagggCAGAGATGTTGAAAAAGATTGAGAaacagaggatggaggaggagaggaacagggaaaAGGAGAGAATGAAGGTGTTGGAGATGCAGCAAAAGGCacgagagaaagaagagaagaggagtaAAGAGGAACAGAAAAGGAGATTGAAGATACAGCAGGAACAAGAGAAGCAGGAACAGAAAAGGCAGACAAGGATACGGgacgaggagaagaagagagcagAGCTTCAAAGAATAAAAGATCACGAGGCCAGGTTCAAGATGGAGATGGAGAAACTgtatgagagagaagagaggaatgcACAGATTGAAAGAGAAAAGAGGCGTGCGCTGTGTCAGAAAAAAGGGCAGACACAGAGAGCAAAACAGGTGGTGGCATACGAGGTCACAGCGTCTACATCTGACGCCTCTGtgcggagggaagagagggagcagcGTCCAGAGACCGCTCACGCACAGTCTGCGAAGAGGAGAACAAGGAAGAAGCAGAAGAAAGAGGCGGACGAGGCATTGACAACTTTTGAGTAGATGACAAAAGAAAATACTAACAAAAAAAATGAGACAATAAGCAAAAGGAGGAAAATATTATAAGGAAGCCAGGCatgagggtgaagaggaggaaacatgagagaggaggaagggagaacaGAGTGGTTTATCAGGAGGTCAGTAGAAGATACAGAATTCAAGTTCTGATGGACAGAATCAGGAAGGACCATGGGATAAAAGGTCAATGAGATTAGCAGTAAAGAGCTGAGTGGATCAAAAGAAAGTAATGGAAAACACAAGGGGGAGGCAAGATAAACAGAGACCCAGAAAAAAAGAGGTTAAAACATTTTATAAGAGTAAAAGAGAGGAGATTGAACTAGAATTCCGATGGACATATGGCCAAAATAACTATCAAAATAACATAAGGATGAGCAGAAAAGGAGAAGACCAAGAGCACAGGAAAAAGAGCCAACAGACAGGTCAAAAAGAACTGAAGTCTGCCTCTTCTACTTCTCTTTTAAAGTTGCTTTGGTTTCCTTTTGTCCTCTTTCCAAGCCTGTTCAAGTCTGAGATAGATGAAAAGAGCAGCCAAAGAAACAGATCTGTTGAAGCATCAATTGGAAAGGatgggagggttggaggaggagcACAGCTGGATGACTACATTAGGTAAGTGTTTACTATCAACGCCTGTTCTCTGTAGACAACTGTATTAGTGTTGATAGACGTGCATTTATGCAATGTCTTTCAACTCAAACACTACAATTCCTGATCTCATGTGATTATTCACCTCATGTGATTGGGCTTTCGGATGTTTTTTTCCTGAAACAGATTGTGGCATATGAGGTCACTTTATCTGTTGAAGCATCAATAGGAAAGGAtgaaagggagggaggcaggaagagGAAAACACAGAAGAGCAGATGAGGTAAGTGCTTGGGCTTGTGATGAGAGGATAGGGGCTCCAGAACTGGGGTTCATGATTGAAAATTCTCAGACAAATGTATTACTGTGAATCCCATTCGTTCAATGACTGTTTGATTCATTCCTGACGGGATATGATTATTTTACAGGAGCACTCTATGTTCTGCTTCCATGTGGATTGACAGCATTGCTTTCATGAGCTCCTGGAGGACAccatggaggaagagggagagggtctATGATAGGCAGTTTGCCATGGCCCTAAATGGGCTTTTGGATGTTAATTCTTCCTGCTTTATATCATACAACTTTACAATAAAAATGAATTGCAAGCATCAGCCTTTTCTGTTTGATTGTGATCAGTGCAGTAGTAATAAGATTGGTGTAAACCCAATGATTATTCTGGCAGTAGTGTTCAGTTGGTATAAAATAGTGTGATAAGAAATTATCAACATCTTACGAAAACAATATGGAGATAGAA of the Salvelinus fontinalis isolate EN_2023a unplaced genomic scaffold, ASM2944872v1 scaffold_1298, whole genome shotgun sequence genome contains:
- the LOC129848960 gene encoding golgin subfamily A member 6-like protein 22, coding for MGKFSFPRIIIRMPWAKRTAQDDFCTETTELHRPRTHQPHNSSQLPSLNVCRQGKENTDSTQKKRKKKRLNEKGTQVELGMREDIHDLDLAHWRLARQTWRTERGNIREIKALYGEIFRLHQLLEEIGVDKGVIKQRSTSSILCPVSPTLPAFPWYNLHRYLANSQSEPDQHAAGTQKDPSKKHSIFPPLDTQSCTSPDKWPPSQFKTSHPHASHRFAVPSHPLASGPPARMRQTHPHVHPRSSLTGQEKVKDEVNRPEIASPEELSEEVQRRGAEIANMYKAQLKERMAQKRKEEILKKRVNNDDKNDDTEAFCSSAVKQSNTPATAPERPASPDATPVAAQEDTQGDTQQDLAEVVNVLKRQSSDLYLPDDVCEESLTWKSIYEELCPLAHRVNTEADYIKELRVITEKAVTPSCSSEDDVSQSVSEVTSQEGSSESEESMSGQQQRCLHRESYGERDRKEIDSGKMEGRYATATALSMMASRGKEELNAMSYADRIKYFKDEAKRNEEMMKIERRKEKARDEELKKCEKRQKKLNEEERKRTENMEKNKLEEQRKREKAEMKLKIEHEKKRQEQEKKREKKERKKQEMQQKARAKEEKKRAEEEKKMEKKRAEMLKKIEKQRMEEERNREKERMKVLEMQQKAREKEEKRSKEEQKRRLKIQQEQEKQEQKRQTRIRDEEKKRAELQRIKDHEARFKMEMEKLYEREERNAQIEREKRRALCQKKGQTQRAKQVVAYEVTASTSDASVRREEREQRPETAHAQSAKRRTRKKQKKEADEALTTFE